Proteins found in one Thermaerobacter subterraneus DSM 13965 genomic segment:
- a CDS encoding xanthine dehydrogenase family protein molybdopterin-binding subunit — MTTRSFGLPVPRNEDPRLLTGRGLFVDDVHLPGMLHAAVLRSPHAHARILRIDTSRAWALPGVHAVWTNQDLGPLAGPLPLLIPHPTLRARTQYALAPGVVRHVGEPVALVVAESRYLAEDALDLIEVEYEPLPAVVDLEEATRPGAPLIYPELGDNIAAHYVQERGDFAAAIRRAPHVIRARFSLERGAASPMETRGVVAHFDRQEGSLTVWDSTQAPIPIRNGLAEMLGLPQQRVRVVAPDVGGGFGCKVMMFYPEEVLIPWAAMRLGRPVKWIEDRREHFVATNHERLQIHDVEVGFDDQGRILALQTVFLHDCGAYTAYGLIIPIVAECTLPGPYKIPHYRAEFKAVYTNKTQTSPYRGAGRPHGVFVMERVIKRIAEHLGLDPNEVRRRNFIQPHEFPYDVGLIYQDNAPLVYDSGNYPAVLEKCLELIEYDQWPARKRQFQAEGRYVGLGVAFYVEGTGIGPYEGARVTVEPSGKVFVATGVGTQGQSHATTFAQIVADQLGVDPSDVTVVTGDTALFGWGTGTFASRGAVVAGNACYNAAVKVREKALQVAAGLLECRPEDLELAEGKVRVKGAPQRAVALGDVARAANPLRGTIPEEWEGPGLEASGYFAPPRGTFAAGCHAALVEVDPETGMARFLRYVVVHDCGKVINPLVLDGQIHGGVAQGIGGCFYERLVYDEHGQLLNASFMDYLLPTAAEIPPIETAHVETPSPLNPLGIKGAGEAGVIPVPALFADAIEDALKPFGIRVDHMPIDPNWLAERIREARVRVQEAG, encoded by the coding sequence ATGACCACCCGTTCCTTCGGCCTGCCGGTTCCGCGCAACGAGGACCCCCGCCTGCTGACCGGCCGGGGCCTGTTCGTCGATGACGTCCACCTGCCGGGCATGCTGCACGCGGCCGTCCTGCGCAGCCCCCACGCCCACGCCCGGATCCTCCGCATCGACACCTCCCGGGCCTGGGCCCTGCCCGGCGTCCATGCCGTGTGGACGAACCAGGACCTGGGGCCTTTGGCCGGGCCCCTGCCCCTGTTGATCCCTCATCCCACCCTGCGGGCCCGGACCCAGTACGCCCTGGCGCCGGGGGTGGTCCGCCACGTGGGGGAGCCGGTGGCCCTGGTGGTGGCGGAGAGCCGGTACCTGGCCGAGGATGCCCTTGATCTGATCGAAGTCGAATACGAGCCCCTGCCGGCCGTGGTGGACCTGGAGGAGGCCACGCGGCCCGGTGCCCCGCTGATCTACCCGGAACTGGGGGACAACATCGCCGCCCACTACGTGCAGGAACGCGGCGACTTCGCCGCCGCCATCCGCCGGGCGCCCCACGTGATCCGGGCGCGCTTCTCCCTGGAGCGGGGGGCCGCCTCCCCCATGGAAACCCGGGGGGTGGTGGCCCACTTCGATCGCCAGGAAGGCAGCCTGACGGTGTGGGACTCCACCCAGGCCCCCATCCCCATCCGCAACGGGCTGGCGGAGATGCTGGGCCTGCCCCAGCAGCGGGTGCGGGTGGTGGCCCCCGACGTGGGGGGCGGCTTCGGCTGCAAGGTGATGATGTTCTACCCCGAAGAGGTGCTGATCCCCTGGGCGGCCATGCGCCTGGGCCGGCCCGTGAAGTGGATCGAGGACCGGCGGGAGCACTTCGTGGCCACCAACCACGAGCGGCTGCAGATCCACGACGTGGAGGTGGGGTTCGACGACCAGGGCCGCATCCTGGCCCTCCAGACCGTGTTCCTCCACGACTGCGGCGCCTACACCGCCTACGGCCTGATCATCCCCATCGTGGCCGAGTGCACCCTGCCGGGGCCGTACAAGATCCCCCACTACCGGGCCGAGTTCAAGGCGGTGTACACCAACAAGACCCAGACCAGCCCCTACCGCGGGGCGGGGCGGCCCCACGGGGTCTTCGTCATGGAGCGGGTGATCAAGCGCATCGCCGAGCACCTGGGCCTCGATCCCAACGAGGTGCGGCGGCGGAACTTCATCCAGCCCCACGAGTTCCCCTACGATGTGGGCCTGATCTACCAGGACAACGCGCCCCTGGTCTACGACAGCGGCAACTACCCCGCGGTGCTGGAGAAGTGCCTGGAGCTCATCGAGTACGACCAGTGGCCCGCCCGGAAGCGGCAGTTCCAGGCCGAGGGCCGCTACGTGGGCCTGGGCGTGGCCTTCTACGTGGAGGGGACGGGGATCGGCCCCTACGAGGGCGCCCGGGTGACGGTGGAACCCAGCGGCAAGGTCTTCGTGGCCACGGGCGTGGGCACCCAGGGCCAGAGCCACGCCACCACCTTTGCCCAGATCGTGGCCGACCAGTTGGGGGTCGACCCGTCGGACGTCACCGTGGTGACCGGCGATACGGCCCTGTTCGGCTGGGGCACGGGGACCTTCGCCAGCCGTGGGGCGGTGGTGGCGGGGAACGCCTGTTACAATGCGGCGGTCAAGGTTCGGGAGAAGGCCCTCCAGGTGGCGGCTGGGCTTCTGGAATGCCGGCCGGAAGACCTGGAGCTGGCGGAGGGGAAGGTGCGGGTCAAGGGGGCGCCCCAGCGGGCCGTGGCCCTGGGGGACGTGGCCCGGGCCGCCAACCCCCTGCGGGGGACCATCCCGGAGGAGTGGGAGGGGCCCGGTCTGGAAGCCTCCGGCTACTTCGCTCCACCCCGGGGTACTTTTGCCGCCGGTTGCCACGCGGCGCTGGTGGAGGTCGATCCGGAAACGGGCATGGCCCGCTTCCTGCGTTACGTGGTGGTCCACGACTGCGGGAAGGTGATCAACCCCCTTGTCCTGGACGGGCAGATCCACGGGGGCGTCGCCCAGGGCATCGGCGGCTGCTTCTACGAGCGGCTCGTGTACGACGAGCACGGCCAGCTGCTCAACGCCTCCTTCATGGACTATCTCCTGCCCACGGCGGCCGAGATCCCGCCCATCGAGACGGCCCACGTCGAGACGCCCTCGCCCTTGAACCCCCTGGGCATCAAGGGCGCGGGGGAGGCGGGGGTGATCCCCGTGCCGGCCCTGTTCGCCGACGCCATTGAAGATGCTCTGAAGCCCTTCGGCATCCGGGTCGACCACATGCCCATCGACCCCAACTGGCTAGCGGAGCGGATCCGGGAGGCGCGGGTACGGGTGCAGGAGGCCGGTTGA
- the codA gene encoding cytosine deaminase — translation MDTVIKHCKLRDRSDLVDIAIRDGIIAAIEPRYEGPAGKEIDAAGRLVIPPLVDPHLHLDAVLTVGQPRFNESGTLLEGIAIWAERKAMLTEEDIIRRATEAVRWEVAQGVGFIRTHVDVCDPNLTALKALLQVKERVRHLCAIQIVAFPQEGILAYPGGLDLMREALRMGADVVGGIPHYEYTREDGVASVHAAFDLALEFDRLIDIHCDETDDPHSRFVETMVARTIRDGLEGRVTASHTTAMGSYNDAYAFKLMRLMAKAELHVITNPLDNIILQGRFDSYPKRRGLTRVKELLEMGVNVATGHDSIMDPWYPLGMGNMLQAAWLLLHVAHMSGRTEMKKVFDTITDNAARCLGIAHEYGIGVGNPANLVILDAVDEIDALRRQAVARYVLRRGRVVAETVPSQSRVYEASGDVRDVTFRM, via the coding sequence GTGGACACCGTCATCAAGCATTGTAAGCTCCGGGACCGTTCCGATCTCGTCGATATTGCCATCCGGGACGGGATCATCGCAGCCATCGAACCTCGGTACGAGGGCCCGGCGGGAAAGGAAATCGATGCTGCGGGCCGCCTGGTGATACCGCCATTGGTCGATCCGCATCTGCATCTTGATGCTGTGCTCACCGTCGGGCAGCCGCGCTTCAACGAGAGCGGAACGTTACTAGAGGGCATCGCCATCTGGGCCGAGCGCAAGGCCATGTTGACCGAAGAGGATATCATTCGCCGGGCCACGGAGGCCGTGCGTTGGGAGGTGGCCCAGGGCGTCGGGTTCATCCGTACCCACGTCGACGTGTGCGACCCGAACCTTACCGCCCTAAAGGCTCTGCTGCAAGTGAAGGAACGGGTGCGTCACCTTTGTGCGATTCAGATCGTGGCGTTCCCCCAAGAGGGTATCCTTGCATATCCGGGCGGTCTCGACCTCATGAGGGAAGCCTTACGCATGGGTGCCGACGTGGTCGGCGGGATTCCTCATTACGAGTATACCCGCGAAGACGGGGTGGCCAGCGTCCATGCCGCCTTTGACCTGGCGCTTGAGTTTGATCGTCTTATCGATATTCATTGTGACGAAACAGATGATCCACACTCGCGCTTTGTTGAGACAATGGTTGCACGGACCATACGGGACGGTTTGGAAGGGCGGGTGACGGCGAGCCATACCACAGCCATGGGATCCTATAACGACGCATACGCCTTTAAATTGATGCGTCTCATGGCGAAGGCCGAACTCCACGTGATCACCAATCCGCTAGACAACATCATCCTCCAGGGCCGATTCGATTCCTATCCGAAGCGACGTGGTTTGACTCGTGTTAAGGAACTTCTCGAGATGGGTGTCAACGTGGCCACAGGTCATGATTCCATCATGGATCCGTGGTACCCCCTTGGCATGGGAAACATGCTACAGGCTGCATGGTTGCTGTTGCATGTAGCGCATATGAGTGGTCGTACGGAGATGAAGAAGGTATTCGACACCATCACGGACAATGCCGCTCGGTGCCTAGGAATTGCGCACGAGTACGGCATTGGGGTTGGTAATCCTGCCAATCTCGTCATCCTTGACGCCGTCGACGAGATCGATGCTTTACGGCGCCAGGCGGTGGCACGCTATGTACTGCGCCGCGGACGCGTTGTGGCCGAGACGGTACCATCGCAGAGCCGCGTATACGAAGCGAGCGGCGACGTACGAGACGTTACCTTTCGGATGTAG
- the codB gene encoding cytosine permease, which translates to MNRGTGVMQDGRSNKGRVDPDFPLTHVPATARQGLWSVSIILLGFTFFTPTMLAGARLATAFPFAELVQIIIFGSLLLAGYVGVLSAIGARTGLTTVLMSRYTLGHYGAKWADLLLGGTQVGWYGVTAGVMGSLLAVALGVGSVIGIKILVVLAGVLMGITAYYGYKGMELLSAVSVPLLLIMAAWVTLRSVAEVGGWTGLLAMEPQNSMSLAAAITVIVGTFASGGTQAPNWTRFARSAGVAFWAALIAFLLGNGAMLFFGAVGSTAYPASQGDFVNILYEMGLIVWGVIFLILNLWTTNDNAAYAFGVAGAEFFNIPNKKPFVVAGVATGTLLAVLGIDQALIPWLVALGVLIPPLGGTIIGDYFFVWRQQLPRLDCVQFRAVRWDAVLAYLLGTAAALWSSSAGILVPPLVGIVVAALAVPALRAVFLGLGRAQEHRIAEEPIAPEPA; encoded by the coding sequence ATGAACCGTGGAACGGGTGTGATGCAAGACGGGCGAAGCAACAAGGGTCGTGTGGACCCCGATTTCCCGCTCACTCACGTTCCTGCAACGGCACGGCAAGGACTATGGTCGGTAAGCATCATCCTCCTTGGCTTCACCTTCTTTACACCAACCATGCTCGCGGGAGCGCGCTTGGCCACGGCCTTCCCCTTCGCAGAACTCGTGCAAATCATCATCTTTGGCAGCCTTCTTCTCGCAGGGTATGTTGGCGTGCTCAGTGCGATCGGGGCGCGTACCGGCCTCACCACGGTGCTGATGAGTCGCTATACGCTCGGCCACTATGGGGCGAAATGGGCGGATCTGCTTCTAGGAGGCACCCAGGTAGGTTGGTATGGTGTGACGGCGGGCGTCATGGGGTCACTGCTGGCGGTGGCCTTGGGTGTGGGGTCGGTTATCGGCATAAAGATCCTGGTGGTTCTTGCAGGGGTGCTCATGGGCATCACAGCCTATTACGGCTACAAGGGTATGGAGCTTCTTAGTGCCGTATCGGTTCCCCTCTTGCTCATCATGGCAGCATGGGTCACTCTCCGCTCCGTCGCCGAAGTAGGAGGGTGGACCGGACTGCTTGCCATGGAACCTCAGAACTCAATGTCGTTGGCTGCAGCGATTACCGTGATCGTCGGTACCTTCGCCAGTGGGGGTACTCAAGCGCCGAACTGGACGCGGTTTGCCCGTTCGGCTGGTGTTGCGTTCTGGGCTGCGCTGATCGCCTTTCTTTTAGGGAACGGCGCGATGTTGTTCTTTGGTGCCGTGGGAAGCACGGCTTACCCAGCCTCTCAGGGAGACTTCGTCAACATTTTGTATGAAATGGGACTTATCGTGTGGGGTGTGATTTTCCTTATTCTCAATCTGTGGACGACGAATGATAACGCCGCATATGCGTTTGGGGTAGCGGGCGCCGAATTCTTCAATATACCGAATAAGAAGCCTTTCGTTGTGGCCGGGGTGGCCACCGGCACGCTGTTGGCCGTTCTAGGCATCGATCAGGCCCTGATCCCATGGCTAGTTGCACTGGGTGTGCTGATTCCACCGTTGGGTGGGACGATTATAGGAGACTACTTCTTCGTGTGGAGGCAGCAACTTCCGAGGCTTGACTGCGTTCAATTTCGGGCAGTTCGCTGGGACGCCGTTCTGGCCTATCTGCTTGGGACGGCGGCCGCCCTGTGGAGCAGCAGTGCCGGTATTCTAGTGCCTCCCCTGGTGGGCATCGTAGTTGCTGCTCTGGCGGTGCCTGCACTTCGGGCCGTTTTCCTTGGTTTGGGGCGTGCACAGGAGCATCGGATTGCTGAAGAGCCCATCGCGCCGGAACCAGCGTGA
- a CDS encoding DUF1116 domain-containing protein produces the protein MSQVDTANAEALRRILEAHPVLVGVAPAGRVVPGLTEGVILHAGPPITWDRMSGPLRGAVIGGILFEGWARTEAEAAALVERGQIRFEPCHHHQAVGPMAGVTTPSMPVWVVENRTFGNRAFCNLNEGLGKVLRYGAYGEEVLQRLAWMRDVLGPALAAALESLPGGLDLKMLIAQALHMGDEGHNRNKAGSALLLRALAPALARSAGAGRPGLGDRLAEVFDFLAANEMFALNLVMAACKATMDPAHGIPACSLVTAMARNGTDFGIRVSGLGDRWFTAPSRVPRGLYFPGFKAEDANPDIGDSTITETAGLGGFAMAAAPAIVQFVGGSPRDALQATLDMYAITVGENPAFGIPVLDFRGTPTGIDIRKVVETGLLPRVNTGIAHKEAGVGQIGAGLVEPPMECFEEAIVALAEAVSPAGQDTTTT, from the coding sequence GTGTCGCAGGTCGATACTGCCAATGCCGAGGCCCTGCGCCGCATCCTGGAGGCCCACCCGGTGCTGGTGGGCGTAGCCCCTGCCGGCCGGGTGGTGCCCGGCCTGACGGAAGGCGTAATCCTCCACGCCGGCCCGCCCATCACCTGGGACCGGATGTCAGGCCCCCTGCGCGGCGCCGTGATCGGCGGCATCCTCTTCGAAGGCTGGGCCCGGACGGAGGCCGAGGCCGCCGCCCTGGTCGAACGCGGCCAGATCCGCTTCGAACCCTGCCACCATCACCAGGCGGTGGGGCCCATGGCCGGGGTCACCACCCCCTCCATGCCGGTGTGGGTGGTGGAAAACCGGACCTTCGGCAACCGGGCCTTTTGCAACCTGAACGAGGGGCTGGGCAAGGTCCTGCGCTACGGGGCCTACGGCGAGGAAGTGCTGCAGCGCCTGGCCTGGATGCGGGACGTGCTGGGCCCTGCCCTGGCGGCGGCCCTGGAGTCCCTGCCCGGCGGGCTGGACCTCAAGATGCTCATCGCGCAGGCCCTGCACATGGGGGACGAGGGCCACAACCGCAACAAGGCGGGGTCGGCCCTGCTGCTGCGGGCCCTGGCGCCCGCCCTGGCGCGGAGCGCCGGGGCCGGCCGGCCGGGGCTCGGGGACCGGCTGGCGGAGGTCTTCGACTTTCTGGCTGCCAACGAGATGTTCGCCCTGAACTTGGTCATGGCCGCCTGCAAGGCCACCATGGACCCCGCCCACGGCATCCCGGCTTGCTCCCTCGTGACCGCCATGGCCCGGAACGGAACGGACTTCGGCATCCGGGTAAGCGGCCTGGGGGACCGGTGGTTCACCGCTCCCTCCCGCGTGCCCCGGGGCCTGTACTTCCCGGGCTTCAAGGCCGAGGACGCCAATCCCGACATCGGGGACAGCACCATCACCGAGACCGCCGGCCTGGGCGGTTTCGCCATGGCCGCCGCGCCGGCCATCGTCCAGTTCGTCGGCGGCAGCCCCCGCGATGCCCTGCAGGCGACCCTGGACATGTACGCCATCACGGTTGGGGAAAACCCGGCTTTCGGCATCCCCGTGCTGGACTTCCGGGGCACTCCCACGGGCATCGACATCCGCAAGGTGGTGGAAACGGGCCTCCTGCCCCGCGTCAACACCGGCATCGCCCACAAGGAGGCCGGGGTGGGCCAGATCGGCGCGGGGCTCGTGGAACCGCCCATGGAGTGCTTCGAGGAGGCCATCGTGGCACTCGCCGAAGCAGTCAGCCCTGCCGGACAAGACACCACGACCACTTGA
- a CDS encoding succinyl-CoA synthetase, alpha subunit, protein MTTLPPPGQAGLVRSLVRPGAYFDSITLMQLQRRLREMPGIEEAGAVMATAANKQLLAMAGLLDEAGAAAGPGDLVVAVRGADPDRLEAALGQVDILLRQRPGAWGTAGRPAEAAGFVPPGPEGEAPQVMVPGPGVRESTGPPPRTLRQAVALLPGANLALISVPGRFARWVAEEALDLGLHVFCFSDNVPLDDEVALKAQAARRGLLFMGPDCGTALVAGTGLGFANAVRPGPAGIVAASGTGLQEVACQLDRLGVGVRHAIGTGGRDLHEAVGGATFRAAVAALARDPGTRLIVALSKPPSPAVKQQVLEVLATCGKPVVVHFLGEPDQPCPTLAATARAAAAVAADDARTRDAAPQAAGGPAGSTGSPGAGRQAEIEAGELLARARRLASRLHPDQRRVWGLYGGGTLCYEGQGLVEHLAGPVASNAPLPGRAAYRPGEPVPPTHLLLDLGADEFTTGRLHPMLDAETRLRYLAMAARDPAVAVVLLDVVLGYGAHPDPAGELAPAIVDARATAAASGRHLVVVVALCGTSADPQGLAEQARRLEAAGAVVLPFHAEAALLAGCVAALAAGRTIDAAGLHRWLAPRGDAVLPATAGPDQTPPTGTTAGTRTARGDALPGNLLQGVVAVNIGVPLFAESLAQQQVPVVHVDWRPPAGGNPRLLEALRRLRS, encoded by the coding sequence ATGACAACCCTGCCACCGCCCGGGCAGGCCGGGCTCGTCCGCAGCCTGGTCCGCCCGGGAGCCTATTTCGACTCCATCACCCTGATGCAGCTGCAGCGGCGCCTGCGGGAGATGCCGGGTATCGAAGAAGCCGGGGCCGTCATGGCCACCGCGGCCAACAAGCAGCTTCTCGCCATGGCCGGCCTGCTGGACGAGGCGGGGGCCGCAGCAGGCCCCGGCGATCTGGTGGTCGCCGTCCGCGGCGCCGACCCGGACCGGCTTGAGGCGGCGCTGGGCCAGGTCGACATCCTGCTGCGGCAGCGCCCGGGTGCCTGGGGCACCGCCGGCCGCCCGGCGGAGGCGGCCGGGTTCGTCCCCCCAGGGCCGGAGGGAGAGGCCCCTCAAGTTATGGTCCCGGGACCCGGCGTCCGGGAATCTACGGGTCCGCCGCCCCGCACCCTGCGCCAGGCCGTGGCCCTGCTGCCCGGCGCCAACCTGGCCCTGATCTCGGTGCCCGGCCGGTTCGCCCGGTGGGTGGCGGAAGAGGCACTGGACCTGGGCCTGCACGTCTTTTGCTTCTCGGACAACGTCCCCCTGGATGACGAGGTGGCCCTCAAGGCGCAGGCCGCCCGCCGGGGACTGCTCTTCATGGGCCCCGACTGCGGGACCGCCCTGGTCGCGGGGACGGGATTGGGGTTCGCCAACGCCGTACGGCCCGGACCCGCCGGCATCGTCGCCGCCTCGGGCACCGGCCTGCAGGAGGTGGCCTGCCAGCTGGATCGCCTGGGCGTGGGCGTGCGCCACGCCATCGGCACCGGCGGCCGCGACCTGCACGAGGCGGTGGGCGGTGCCACCTTCCGGGCCGCCGTGGCGGCCCTGGCCCGCGACCCCGGCACGCGGCTGATCGTGGCGTTGTCGAAACCGCCGTCGCCGGCCGTCAAGCAGCAGGTGCTGGAGGTCCTGGCCACCTGCGGCAAGCCGGTGGTGGTTCACTTCCTCGGCGAGCCGGACCAGCCCTGCCCCACCCTGGCCGCTACGGCCCGGGCCGCGGCGGCCGTGGCGGCTGACGACGCCCGGACGCGGGATGCGGCCCCCCAGGCCGCTGGCGGCCCGGCGGGGTCGACCGGATCGCCCGGTGCCGGCCGGCAGGCGGAGATCGAAGCCGGGGAGCTGCTGGCCCGGGCCCGCCGGCTGGCCTCCCGGCTCCACCCGGACCAGCGCCGGGTCTGGGGCCTGTACGGCGGCGGAACCCTCTGTTATGAGGGACAAGGGCTGGTGGAACACCTGGCCGGGCCCGTGGCCTCCAACGCCCCGCTCCCCGGCCGGGCCGCCTACCGGCCCGGGGAGCCCGTCCCCCCTACCCACCTGCTGCTGGACCTGGGAGCCGACGAGTTCACCACCGGCCGGCTCCACCCCATGCTGGACGCCGAGACCCGGCTGCGCTACCTGGCCATGGCTGCCCGGGATCCGGCCGTGGCCGTGGTCCTCCTGGATGTGGTCCTGGGCTACGGCGCCCATCCCGACCCCGCGGGCGAGCTGGCCCCGGCCATCGTGGACGCCCGGGCCACGGCGGCAGCCTCGGGCCGCCACCTGGTGGTGGTCGTCGCCCTCTGCGGCACGAGCGCGGATCCCCAGGGCCTGGCGGAACAGGCCCGGCGCCTGGAGGCGGCCGGGGCCGTGGTCCTGCCTTTCCACGCCGAGGCCGCGCTGCTGGCGGGGTGTGTGGCGGCTCTGGCCGCCGGCCGGACCATCGATGCGGCCGGCTTGCACCGCTGGCTGGCTCCCCGGGGGGATGCCGTCCTGCCGGCCACCGCCGGACCCGATCAGACCCCGCCCACCGGGACCACCGCCGGCACCAGAACGGCGCGCGGGGACGCCCTCCCCGGCAACCTGCTGCAGGGCGTGGTGGCCGTCAACATCGGCGTGCCCCTCTTCGCCGAGAGCCTGGCCCAGCAGCAGGTGCCGGTGGTCCACGTGGACTGGCGCCCGCCGGCCGGGGGCAACCCGCGGCTGCTGGAAGCCCTGCGGCGGCTGCGCAGCTGA
- a CDS encoding uracil-xanthine permease family protein, translated as MAAERERVVGYLPQDRPPFGALVSLGFQHVLTMFPATVLVAILTGFDVGVTLFASGLATIVAVVGSRGRIPLYYGGSFAYIAPVQSVAQTWGLAVAQVGVVATGVLNAICGWLIQRAGKARLDRVLPPAVTGAVAIVIGIALAKTAMDMASKNWGIALLTLVLTILFSVYLQGRGLLGMLPVLLGAACGYVVAAATGHVDFTPVLEAPWFALPRFQLPAFTAPGAWQAILAIAPIAIATIPESTAHLYQISLYIDRLAEEKRQRPLRIKNLIGLNLILDGLADIVHGMLGASSGTNYGENNSLMAITRNYSTAVLIAAGAIAMILGFFSKLSALVGTLPEFVTGGLAIYLFGVIGMQGIALMMSERVNLFDPRQLAIGAVILVVGLGGNAFEGGNIPIWGMKLPAIATAAVAGILLNLIFVAFDRNRAAGQDAGVAEPAPSPAGGDD; from the coding sequence ATGGCGGCAGAGCGGGAACGGGTGGTGGGGTATCTCCCCCAGGACCGGCCGCCCTTCGGCGCACTGGTCAGCCTGGGCTTCCAGCACGTGCTGACCATGTTCCCGGCCACCGTACTGGTGGCCATCCTGACGGGGTTTGACGTGGGGGTCACGCTGTTTGCCTCGGGCCTGGCCACCATCGTGGCCGTGGTGGGTTCCCGGGGCCGGATCCCCCTCTACTACGGCGGCAGTTTCGCCTACATCGCCCCGGTGCAGTCGGTGGCCCAGACCTGGGGGCTCGCCGTGGCCCAGGTGGGCGTGGTGGCCACGGGCGTGCTGAACGCCATCTGCGGGTGGCTCATCCAGCGGGCCGGCAAGGCCCGGCTCGACCGGGTTCTGCCGCCGGCGGTGACGGGGGCGGTGGCCATCGTCATCGGCATCGCCCTGGCCAAGACGGCCATGGACATGGCCTCGAAGAACTGGGGCATCGCCCTGCTGACCCTGGTCCTGACCATCCTGTTCTCCGTGTACCTGCAGGGGCGGGGGCTCCTGGGCATGCTGCCCGTTCTGCTGGGTGCCGCCTGCGGCTACGTGGTGGCGGCTGCCACCGGCCACGTGGACTTCACCCCGGTGCTGGAGGCCCCGTGGTTCGCCCTGCCCAGGTTCCAGCTGCCGGCCTTCACGGCGCCCGGCGCCTGGCAGGCCATCCTGGCCATCGCACCCATCGCCATCGCCACCATTCCCGAGAGCACGGCCCACCTGTACCAGATCAGCCTCTACATCGACCGCCTGGCCGAGGAGAAGCGGCAGCGCCCGCTGCGCATCAAGAACCTGATCGGCCTGAACCTGATCCTTGACGGCCTGGCGGACATCGTGCACGGCATGCTGGGGGCGTCGTCGGGCACCAATTACGGCGAGAACAACAGCCTGATGGCCATCACCAGGAACTATTCCACGGCGGTGCTCATCGCTGCCGGCGCCATCGCCATGATCCTGGGCTTCTTCAGCAAGCTGTCGGCCCTGGTGGGCACGCTGCCCGAGTTCGTCACCGGCGGGCTGGCCATCTATCTCTTCGGCGTCATCGGCATGCAGGGCATCGCCCTGATGATGTCCGAGCGCGTGAACCTCTTTGACCCGCGGCAGCTGGCCATCGGTGCGGTGATCCTGGTGGTGGGCCTGGGCGGCAACGCCTTCGAGGGCGGCAACATTCCCATCTGGGGGATGAAGCTGCCGGCCATCGCCACCGCGGCCGTGGCGGGCATCCTGCTCAACCTGATCTTCGTCGCCTTCGACCGGAACCGCGCTGCGGGACAGGACGCGGGTGTAGCGGAACCCGCGCCCTCGCCCGCAGGGGGCGACGACTGA